The genomic region GCGGGGCTCCTGCTGGCCCGCGATCGCACGGCCTATTGCGAGCGCCTGATTGCGGGCATGAGCCAGCCGATCGTGATGCTGATGATCATGGCCTGGCTGCTCGCGGGCGTGATCGGCACGGTCATGAGCGCCTCCGGCTTCGTGGACGCGCTGGTGTGGCTTGCACGGCTGGCGGGCCTGCACGGGGGCGGCTACGTGGCCGCCGCGTTCCTGGCCTGCTGCCTGGTGGCCACGTCCACCGGCACGAGCTTCGGCACCATCCTGGTCTGCGCGCCCCTGCTGTATCCGGCCGGCGGCGCCGTCTTCGCCAGTCCCGCGATGCTCGCCGGCGCGATCCTGGCCGGCGCGACGTTCGGCGATTCGATCTCGCCCATCTCCGACACGACGATCGCGTCCTCTGGCACGCAGGGGGCCGACATCGGCGGGACGGTGAGGAGCCGCTTGAAGTACGTCCTGCCGGCGGCGGTCGTCGCCCTGATCGTGTTCGTCGTCTCCGGCGGCGCGTCGAGCGCAGGCGCCCTCCCGCCTCCCGATGCCGAGGGCGCCCGCGGCCTGCCGATGCTCATCGTGCCGGCGCTCGTCATCGGGCTGCTCCTCCGAGGCCGCCACCTCGTCGAAGGGCTGCTCTTCGGCGTCCTGGCCGCCGTCGTCACGGGGGTCGGCCTCGGACTCGTCCCCTGGTCCCGCGTCATCGCCATCGACGCCGCGAACTTCACCGCGACGGGCCTGGTCATCGACGGCCTCACGCGCGGGCTGGGCGTCTCGGTGTTCACCATCCTCCTGACGGGGCTGGTCGCCACGGTGAAGGCCGCCGGCGTGGTCGACCGGCTGGCCGGGACCGAGTCGGCTGGCGCGGTCTCGCCCCGCGCGGCCGAGGTCCGGATCTTCGGGGCCGTGTCGGCCGCCGTGCTGCTCACGACCCACAGCGTGGTGGCGATCCTCACGGTGGGCGACCTGGCCAGCCGCGTCGGCGCGGCCGCGGGCCTCACCGCCTACCGCCGGGCGAACGTGCTCGACGTGACGGTCTGCACCTACCCGTTCCTGCTGCCCTATTTCATCCCGCCCATCCTGGCAGGCGGCGCCACGCGGGCCGGCGAGGCCTTCGGCATGCCACGCGTCTCGCCGTTCGAGGCCGGCCTCCACAACGTGTACTCGTGGGCGCTGCTGGCCGTCGTCGTCGGCGCCATCGTCACGGGATACGGCCGGGCGGAGGGCAACGGGCGGCCCGTCCGGCGCTGACGCCGCTGGTCGCGGACACGGGTCGACGCGACGCCGGGAGGCCGACGAGCAGCCGATGCTTGGGGGTGATGGCCGCCGGAATGCGCTGGGTCCACACCTGGTAGCCACGAGCCTCGAGGCGGATCGCCCGCATCGTGTCGATCGCCAGCGCCACGTCCATCCAGCCGCGGAGCGGTCCGGGGTCGCACGTCTCGTCGTCGTGGCAGCAGGGCAGCACGGCCACGGCCGCGCCCGCCGACGCCGCGGCATCGAGCACCTGGTCCGTCAGCGCCCCGCAGGCGTGGCTCGAGACGACGACATCCGTGCGGTCGAGCGCGACGGACTCGAGCGGCGCCTCGATCCAGCGCACGCGGCCCGCCAGGCGGGGCCACGAGGTGGTCAGCGCGCGCGCGAGCGCGTCGCTCGACGGGGGCCGCGAGGGATCCACGACGACGGCGTCCGGCGACGAGTCGTCCAGCAGCAGCATGACGTGCGCCAGCAGGCCGTGCCCGCCGCCGACATCCACCACACGGCCGCCGCGGCGGCGCCGCCGGATGCGCCGCGCCACTTCCCAGGCCTCGAAGAGCTCCTTGCGGGGCAGGACGCCCGCGTCGCACACCGCCCGCCCGAGCCGATCGAACAGGCCCTCACCGGGGAACCGGCCCCGGTCGTGCCGCGTCAGGCGTCCCTTCGATGCCGGGTCGAATGCCACGCGGCGATGGTACCGAATCCGGCGGCGTCGCTCGACCCCGCGCGGCTCCTTGGGCCGCGGGCGGCCGACGTCACCGGGGCAGCTCCCACGCGCTCCCGTTCGCCGCGCGGACCTCGCGCAGCTCGTAGCCGTGCTCGCCCTTCACGAAGTCGAGCTTCGACAGGTCGCTCGGGTGGCGCGACTCGTCCGGCGTGGTCAGCACGATCGCGTCCACGTGATGGCTGGCGTCCCGAATCGCGAGCATCGAGTACTCGTTGTCGAGCTGCTCGACGGTGTAGGTCCCGGCCGGGAGCCTGATCGACTCGACGGTGAAGGCGAACGGCACGCGCAGCTTGGCGAT from Vicinamibacterales bacterium harbors:
- a CDS encoding methyltransferase codes for the protein MAFDPASKGRLTRHDRGRFPGEGLFDRLGRAVCDAGVLPRKELFEAWEVARRIRRRRRGGRVVDVGGGHGLLAHVMLLLDDSSPDAVVVDPSRPPSSDALARALTTSWPRLAGRVRWIEAPLESVALDRTDVVVSSHACGALTDQVLDAAASAGAAVAVLPCCHDDETCDPGPLRGWMDVALAIDTMRAIRLEARGYQVWTQRIPAAITPKHRLLVGLPASRRPVSATSGVSAGRAARCPPPGRIP
- a CDS encoding Na+/H+ antiporter NhaC family protein, with amino-acid sequence MRLALRLPRHHSMPSPAPASSPPLAFHGGTPGALAPFVLFLAGVAWLALAGAPDEHGFWPILVAALIAGLLLARDRTAYCERLIAGMSQPIVMLMIMAWLLAGVIGTVMSASGFVDALVWLARLAGLHGGGYVAAAFLACCLVATSTGTSFGTILVCAPLLYPAGGAVFASPAMLAGAILAGATFGDSISPISDTTIASSGTQGADIGGTVRSRLKYVLPAAVVALIVFVVSGGASSAGALPPPDAEGARGLPMLIVPALVIGLLLRGRHLVEGLLFGVLAAVVTGVGLGLVPWSRVIAIDAANFTATGLVIDGLTRGLGVSVFTILLTGLVATVKAAGVVDRLAGTESAGAVSPRAAEVRIFGAVSAAVLLTTHSVVAILTVGDLASRVGAAAGLTAYRRANVLDVTVCTYPFLLPYFIPPILAGGATRAGEAFGMPRVSPFEAGLHNVYSWALLAVVVGAIVTGYGRAEGNGRPVRR